A stretch of the Arachis stenosperma cultivar V10309 chromosome 6, arast.V10309.gnm1.PFL2, whole genome shotgun sequence genome encodes the following:
- the LOC130934767 gene encoding uncharacterized protein LOC130934767: protein MATKAKPVTAAGKEKKTSSLISSFRRTTKSSTATATATTNKTTTTTTTTANKTTTTTTTTTATPSTLERNKSVGSSNSSSNSSSLVYPKATFRSSLDYASTFKDGSSPLGPNKSDAITRRRSFEPRLTPTSSPSSSPAKLQVSSTTTRVQKALVSPGRPRDTSTSKSTSIPSPRPASDKTSSRNIPRDVKQKPVLTKSGGSSVKPKPGKVVSAEASSEVSDVEAEEVKELVEVVKQENHDDVEVDELLLLPDHPDVLQNEEEQILEGGAPDLDDFGDDERVISTVSEELKEESSPPQEEENTNKNDNDQEDPHVFVAEEDSSSATKEAVVVVMEEPEKELGVIEEDQESETNEEERKLEEKNMKLLIQGGASESEEEAVEVIKEEEPKPHKKEQQQQQQQHIREIIVSGHGRKESQLSNEVIEETATKLMEEMNKVRALAGAFQTVIDNQTARKK, encoded by the coding sequence ATGGCAACAAAAGCAAAACCGGTAACTGCTGctgggaaggagaagaagacatcttctctaatttcaagCTTCAGAAGAACCACAAAATCATCCACGGCAACAGCAACCGCCACAACAAACAagaccaccaccaccaccactactACGGCCAACAAGACCACCACCACTACTACCACCACAACCGCCACGCCTTCAACATTAGAGAGAAACAAATCCGTTGGCAGTAGCAACAGCAGCAGCAATAGTAGTAGCTTGGTTTATCCTAAGGCAACATTTCGCTCAAGCCTTGATTATGCTTCCACATTCAAGGATGGTAGTAGTCCTCTTGGTCCTAATAAATCTGACGCAATTACTCGAAGAAGATCTTTTGAACCTAGACTGACACCTACCTCTTCGCCATCGTCCAGTCCGGCCAAACTACAAGTTTCGAGCACTACTACTAGAGTTCAGAAAGCACTTGTTTCTCCCGGCCGTCCTAGGGATACTAGTACTTCAAAAAGTACTAGTATCCCTTCGCCAAGACCGGCTTCTGATAAAACATCCTCTAGGAATATTCCTAGAGATGTTAAACAGAAGCCGGTTTTGACGAAGAGTGGTGGTTCTTCTGTTAAGCCCAAGCCTGGGAAGGTTGTTTCTGCTGAAGCTTCTTCGGAGGTGTCTGATGTTGAAGCAGAGGAAGTTAAAGAACTGGTTGAAGTAGTTAAACAGGAGAATCATGATGATGTTGAGGTTGAtgagcttcttcttctaccTGATCATCCAGATGTTCTTCAAAATGAAGAGGAGCAGATTCTAGAAGGTGGTGCCCCTGACCTAGATGATtttggtgatgatgagaggGTGATTTCTACGGTGTCTGAAGAACTCAAGGAAGAGTCATCACCACcacaagaggaagagaacacAAACAAGAATGATAATGATCAAGAAGATCCTCATGTCTTCGTGGCTGAAGAAGATTCTTCTTCAGCCACGAAGGAGGCGGTGGTTGTGGTTATGGAAGAACCTGAAAAGGAACTTGGAGTGATAGAAGAAGATCAAGAAAGCGAGACAAACGAGGAGGAAAGGAAATTGGAAGAGAAGAACATGAAACTACTAATTCAGGGAGGAGCAAGTGAAAGTGAAGAAGAAGCAGTTGAAGtgatcaaagaagaagaaccaaaaCCACACaaaaaagaacaacaacaacaacaacaacaacacatAAGGGAAATAATAGTAAGCGGGCATGGAAGGAAAGAATCTCAATTATCAAACGAAGTGATTGAAGAAACTGCTACCAAGTTGATGGAGGAAATGAACAAGGTTAGGGCATTGGCGGGTGCATTCCAAACTGTCATAGATAATCAAACCGCCAGGAAAAAGTGA
- the LOC130934768 gene encoding uncharacterized protein LOC130934768, protein MCQLLGCKEESLPVRYLGISLGVNLRFVKTWKLVIDKVEDKLSLWKAKTLNKVGNGRTVRFWEDIWLPHGVLKELFPRLFSISNLKGSVIGDCGFWDGLEWIWNFQWRRELFQWELALVNQLHQEAILLEEITSYSFTSAIWKGFVPPRIELFSWFVLVGRVNTKDKLRRLGVINPNDRTCVLCGKSVESAFHLFVGCEISWQVWCAWLFALRRKRIMPGTLKQHFESWTNAAARRGERRRWVIGFFAVIWTVWLERNDRIFRNQSSRVVDIISKSFLLSDEWSGGEPYGC, encoded by the exons ATGTGTCAGTTGCTGGGATGCAAGGAGGAATCTCTACCAGTCCGATATCTTGGCATTTCTCTTGGAGTAAACCTGAGGTTTGTGAAGACTTGGAAACTGGTGATTGATAAGGTGGAAGACAAGTTAAGTCTGTGGAAAGCAAAGACCCTAAACAAAGTGG GGAATGGCAGAACAGTACGATTTTGGGAGGATATCTGGTTACCTCACGGTGTTCTTAAAGAGTTGTTTCCAAGGCTTTTCTCGATCTCAAACCTCAAAGGTTCTGTTATTGGGGATTGCGGGTTTTGGGATGGGCTAGAGTGGATATGGAATTTTCAATGGAGGAGAGAACTTTTTCAATGGGAGTTGGCACTAGTAAACCAACTCCATCAG GAAGCGATTCTCTTGGAGGAAATAACAAGCTATAGCTTCACAAGTGCAATTTGGAAGGGTTTTGTTCCACCAAGGATCGAGTTATTCTCTTGGTTTGTGTTGGTGGGAAGGGTGAATACTAAGGACAAACTGCGTAGACTAGGTGTAATTAACCCAAATGATCGTACATGTGTCTTATGTGGTAAGTCTGTGGAGTCTGCTTTTCATTTGTTTGTTGGTTGTGAGATTTCCTGGCAGGTGTGGTGTGCTTGGCTATTCGCTCTTAGAAGGAAAAGGATCATGCCTGGTACACTCAAACAACACTTTGAAAGCTGGACGAATGCTGCAGCAAGAAGAGGTGAGAGGAGGAGGTGGGTGATTGGCTTCTTTGCTGTTATCTGGACAGTTTGGCTAGAACGGAATGATAGAATCTTTAGGAATCAAAGTTCACGTGTGGTAGATATTATTAGTAAATCATTCTTGCTCTCCGATGAGTGGAGTGGTGGTGAACCCTATGGTTGTTGA